The Cryptococcus depauperatus CBS 7841 chromosome 7, complete sequence genome window below encodes:
- a CDS encoding chorismate synthase — translation MSTFGAFYRVHTYGESHCKSVGCIVDGVPPGLQLTEADIQTQLSRRRPGQSDITTARSEFDTVHLQSGTEHGVTLGTPIGLLVHNKDQRPHDYAETDLYPRPSHADYTYLAKYGVKASSGGGRASARETIGRVAAGAIAEKYLKEALGVEIVAFVASVGKTALPFTNEEDEVLGKEYMDLIKSVTREEVDKEITRCPHKETSKKMEETIRAAKARDDSLGGSITCVIRRCPLGLGEPCFNKLEAVLAHAMLSIPSTKSFEIGSGIRGTTFPGSKHNDPFVEGVDEKSGGMRLKTTTNWSGGIQGGISNGEDIYFNVGFKPPATIAQEQPTARYDGSNGVLAAKGRHDPCVVPRAVPIVETMAAIVIMDMVLQQNARMTAASLLPHLTHLPPTMMLPGIKTVQKLMQGENLGELQNQKVGEE, via the exons aTGTCCACGTTTGGAGCATTTTACCGCGTTCATACTTACGGAGAGAGTCACTGTAAGAGTGTCGGCTGCATCGTTGATGGTGTTCCTCCT GGATTACAACTGACAGAGGCTGACATCCAAACTCAATTGTCAAGGAGAAGGCCTGGCCAGAGTGATATCACTACTGCC CGTTCCGAGTTTGACACTGTCCATCTTCAGTCTGGCACTGAGCATGGCGTGACTTTGGGTACACCCATTGGCCTTTTGGTACACAACAAGGACCAACGTCCTCATGACTACGCCGAGACCGATCTTTACCCCCGTCCGTCCCATGCTGACTACACCTATCTTGCCAAATACGGTGTCAAGGCCTCTTCTGGTGGTGGCCGCGCCTCTGCCCGGGAAACTATTGGCCGTGTCGCTGCGGGTGCTATTGCAGAGAAATACTTGAAGGAGGCGTTAGGTGTGGAGattgttgcttttgttgCTAGCGTCGGCAAGACCGCCCTGCCATTCAccaatgaagaagatgaagtcCTCGGCAAGGAGTACATGGATCTCATCAAAAGCGTCACTCGAGAAGAGGTTGACAAGGAGATTACCAGATGTCCTCACAAGGAAACAAgtaaaaagatggaagagaccATTCGGGCGGCCAAGGCTCGAGATGACTCGCTTGGCGGATCAATTACTTGTGTGATTCGACGATGCCCCCTTGGTCTCGGTGAACCATGCTTCAACAAGCTAGAGGCTGTTCTCGCTCACGCTATGCTCTCCATACCATCCACAAAATCTTTCGAAATTGGTTCTGGTATCCGAGGAACCACCTTCCCTGGCAGCAAGCATAATGATCCCTTTGTGGAGGGTGTGGATGAAAAATCTGGTGGGATGAGACTGAAGACGACTACCAACTGGTCTGGTGGTATACAAGGAGGTATATCTAATGGCGAGGATATCTACTTCAA TGTTGGCTTCAAACCCCCTGCGACCATCGCCCAGGAGCAACCTACGGCCCGTTACGATGGTTCAAATGGAGTCCTCGCTGCTAAAGGACGACACGACCCCTGTGTCGTTCCCCGTGCAGTCCCAATAGTGGAGACTATGGCCGCTATTGTCATAATGGA CATGGTCCTTCAGCAGAACGCCCGTATGACTGCCGcctctctccttcctcatcttACTCACCTGCCTCCTACTATGATGCTTCCTGGAATCAAGACTGTACAAAAGCTCATGCAAGGAGAAAATCTGGGCGAGTTGCAGAACCAAAAGGTCGGAGAGGAGTAA